Part of the Oncorhynchus nerka isolate Pitt River linkage group LG14, Oner_Uvic_2.0, whole genome shotgun sequence genome is shown below.
aaaggtgaaaaagggcctcccgggtggcgtagTGGTTAagggctgtgccaccagagactctgggttcgcgcccaggctctgtcacaaccgggaggtctgtggggcgacgcacaattggcctagcatcgtccgggttagggagggtttggccggtagggatatccttgtctcatcgctcaccagcgactcctgtggtaggccgggcgcagtgcgcgctaaccaaggttgccaggtgcacagtgtttcctccgacacattggtgcggctggcttccgggttggatggtgctgtgttaagaagcagtgcggcttggttgggttgtgtatcggagggtTGTGTAactcgtctctcccgagcccgtatgggagttgtagcgatgagtcaagatagtagctactaacaattggatactacgaaatcaaataaaggtgaaaaatatataataataaaataagtAATGTAAAATAAGCTGAAAGGTAAAATGAAGAACACAATCTGCTTCATCTCCTAacatattgcacaagttgactgcaggtattaacCTAAAATGTAGCTTGAAATATTCAAATCTATTGAAAAACCCTCCTGTGGCTTTTTCCAAATATCCCGGTATACCACCCAAGTCAATAAAACACCCTTATAACACCCTTGAACCCTCAAACACAGGTTCACCTCTGCCAGGTCTGCATGGAACAAACTCCAGCCTGACACACATAACAATGGCATGTAGACAAACATACTCTATTTTATGTCTCTGGCAATCATAGATATAGACTCTAAACCGCATTATAATTTGAAACTATTGCGTTATAAAAAGGTAACTACTATAGTATCTCCAGGCCCTGCCCTTTCTAACCCTCCCATCTTTATTATTACCTTGCAGCCTCGTACAGTTTGATGGTCATCAGTGTGTCCTCCATGGTCTTGTTGACCAGTGTATTGATGCTGGACACAAAGAAGTTGATGGCACCAAGCAGAGCCTCCCCATTCCTACACAACAACTTCTGAGTCTCCGCATTGTAGCCAAACTCATCCTGTGGACACAAACACTTGTGTTTTATATACTGACTTTTCCTCCACATGAGGTATTTATGGATTGATTACAATTCAGTAAGGTAGCCTGGATTCCAAACTGAAACTGATAGGCTTGGTTTCAAACCAATAATTACACCCTGGATTTTCAGGCAACATTTTTGGGGGCCAATTTCACAGTGTGCCACCTGTAGCTGATTTCTGGCTGGGCTGAGGTCTACGGGTTAAGGGTTCAAATTCAGGGGTTATAAGTTACCCGAAGTTCAGGTGATTTCTGGCTGAGGTCTGCGAAGGTGTCCCCCAAGGCCTGCTGGGTCTGGACCATGTTGTAGAAGTGGCTGGTCAGGGCGCTGGTCAGTCTCAGGACAGACTCGTACTTCCTCTTGGTGTCCCTGAGCACATCTATCTGGGCCTCCAGCTCCAGGTCCACTGTCCGAGAACCACGGCCGAACCGCTCAGAGAACATCTGCTTGGTACActtgggtagagagggagagatgtgattAGGACAAAGGAGATAACagaagaggagatgagaataTATGATTGGCACACTGGGATAAAGATGACATGGAGAGATGTGTTCAGAATAGAACCGAATAGTTACTTGTTTTCCAAGGAGGAAATTATTCCCAGTCTTGTATGAAGACAAATGATCATACCAGTGCAGTTGCAATCGACCCATAGAACACAGTGAAGTTTCAGTGAAGTAATGGTTTCAACACATTTTCCCCAGGAGAAAGGTTCTGTTCTGTACCTTGTAGGTGTTGATGCCCCACTTCTTAACGCTGTCTAGTTTCTCCACAGCCACACCACGGTTAGCCTCCTCCACTGACATGTTCTGGTTGCTGTTACTGTGGTGCATCCCCGACCCTGACACAAAGGATAATAAATAACCTGCTCACTCTCAGAGGATTCCTTAAAGTGGTTAGTTGCTGAGACCTAGTTGATAAAGTCTGTCCATCTCATTTACTATGAACTCTTGTCACAAAACCAGCTTCATTCAGTAGCGCTTTGATTCACAGATTACAGAGGCTGATCAGTGCTTAGTTGGGCACTCTCCTCATCACTCCTCCTCAAAGCGAACACCTGAAATATTCCTCCTTGTCTTTGAGGCAAACAGTATGACAGTGATTGAGTGATCGGTTGAGAGGACAGCGAATGAAATGAATGAGTGAACAGAGTGAAGTGGGGTAAAGGACAGTTGTGCTGTATGGGTCCAGTGTAGGGCTGCAAAGTTCCAGTATAATTGCTAGATAAAATGCCCACGATTCCCAGAAACCCTGGTTTCAGAATTCTGGATTTACTGCTTATAGTAATTCTGGAATTTACCTTCCAATTCCGGAAATCTTCTGACCAGGATTTCTGGGAAACCTGGAATTTTTCAACCCTATTCCAGTGGTACCTGTGAATGTCTGGCCGGTCTGGTTCTGGTTGGTTATCATTCTGGCTGCTGACTGGCTGGAGACCAGACCTACACCCTGTCCCCTGGACTTCATTCGCAGGTCTGGAATGGACATGGGGGAGGATGGGGACATGTGAGGATATGTGCTATATGAGAGTAGATGAAGGTTGGTGAACGTGTTAAAAGGGTGAGAGGATGGTGAAAGTGAGTCATGCAGGTTTTCCATGTCggaaaaaacaacaaaatgaaAACACAGACggaaaacaatatgaaaatattcaCAACATAAGTAGTAGTAATGTATGAAATGATGCACATGTCATGTGGTGAGTTAATGAACCTCAACATTCCATTAGTTAACCGCTTCATGTTACATTTGCATACATAGGATACGTccaaaatggcacactattccctatggggagccataaggctctggtgaaaagtagtgcactatgtagggaatatggtgccatttgggattaagTTGTCATCATTAGAAACATTCACACAAACATAACATAGTAAATCAAACAGCTCTGCAATGAAGTCAGTCAGGTTAGTAAACATAGCTAGCTTTTTTGTTAACATCCACCGACATGCATTCAGTATGCATTGGACAGTAGAGCAGCATGCCCTTCTTTCCTGTGACATCTGTAGAGGTACACAGTGTTGTTGAAGAGAGGGACATCAACTGTGTCTGGGGTTGAACAGGAACCCAGGCTACAGGCAAGGCTCATTCTCCCACAGAATTAAAGAGTAACTAATGAAAACACCCTTGAGAGTGTAAACAGGTGAAGAAAATAAGAGGGGGGCAAAAAAACTGTTCaaggtagactcagcaatatGATGTAAACAATATAGTGGGTCAATTAGACTCAGCAATATGATGTAAACAATATAGTGGGTCAATTAGACTCAGCAATATGATGTAAAAAATATAGTGGGTCAATTAGACTCAGCAATATGATGTAAACAATATAGTGGGTCAATTAGACTCAGCAATATGATGTAAACAATATAGTGGGTCAATTAGACTCAGCAATATGATGTAAACAATATAGTGGGTCAATTAGACTCAGCAATATGATGTAAACAGTAAACAATATAGTGGGTCAATTTGGAGGCTCAACTTCGCCGGTGTTCTTTGTGCCCAGGTTTCCACACTgtgaacattttttttaaataaatcaaaaaGTGATAGACAACATTACAGATAAAACAAATCATTTGTGTGCAGGTGTGGTTGGAAGCCCAAGGGCTTGAATGAAAAACAATATACAATACATAAGAACAAAAATAAGaaaggtttgttaaaatagataAAACCTACTAATTATAAATGTAGAAATGAATTGATCAGTAATGACTGTGTGAGAGTGAAGTCTTGCATCttgctcatctcaatatctgtgGTGTAGCTCGTGGCAACATCATtttcgctgagtctacctttaaagaGGGAAGTATACAGTTATGTGGAAGGTGGCTGAGAGGTGCAAAGCCACCTGTGGGCTGAGATTCGGCTCCAGGGACAGGGGCACAGTTAGGGGCAGGGGGGCTTCTCCTGTCCACATACTGAGGGTTGAAGCGGATAGCAGGGCCTGGTGGATAGGGTTGGTTAAGATAGTCAACTAGAGTAGGATGTAGATCTCAAAATCAAAATAGCCAATACAGTAGAGCCTCTGTTTGCTACTCATAGACTCCTGAAAGAACAGAAAGAAGGTTAGGTCAAAATAGTCACTGATGCAGAACAGCTTCTGGCAAGGCCCTGattcaaaaaaataataatcatttAATTCCACCAGGACAAACCCCATTGGGGCAGTTGAAGATGTAGTCTTCACCATTCTTAATGCTAACAAACCAAGCAGGCCTTGCTAAAGGGACTAGGCTATTCATTGATTCAATAGGCACTAAGTGGACATAATTAAGAGGACGTTCCACCGCAGTGACAGCAGTTGGCAGCGCTAGAGAAAGCTGTCTGTGCCTTTAATGGAGCTAGTGAACAAGTGAGAGCAGTAGAACTGTGTGTGCCTTTAATGGAGCTAGTGAACAAGTGAGAGCAGTAGAGCTGTCTGTACCTTTAATGGAGCTAGTGAACAAGTGAGAGCAGTAGAGCTGTGTGTACCTTTAATGGAGCTAGTGAACAAGTGAGAGCAGTAGAGCTGTGTGTACCTTTAATGGAGCTAGTGAACAAGTGAGAGCAGTAGAGCTGTCTGTGCCTTTAATGGAGCTAGTGAACAAGTGAGAGCAGTAGAGCTGTGTGTACCTTTAATGGAGCTAGTGAACAAGTGAGAGCAGTAGAGCTGTCTGTACCTTTAATGGAGCTAGTGAACAAGTGAGAGCAGTAGAGCTGTGTGTACCTTTAATGGAGCTAGTGAACAAGTGAGAGCAGTAGAGCTGTCTGTACCTTTAATGGAGCTAGTGAACAAGTGAGAGCAGTAGAGCTGTCTGTACCTTTAATGGAGCTAGTGAACAAGTGAGAGCAGTAGAGCTGTGTGTACCTTTAATGGAGCTAGTGAACAAGTGAGCAGTAGAACTGTGTGTACCTTTAATGGAGCTAGTGAACAAGTGAGAGCAGTAGAGCTGTCTGTACCTTTAATGGAGCTAGTGAACAAGTGAGAGCAGTAGAGCTGTGTGTACCTTTAATGGAGCTAGTGAACAAGTGAGAGCAGTAGAGCTGTCTGTACCTTTAATGGAGCTAGTGAACAAGTGAGAGCAGTAGAGCTGTCTGTACCTTTAATGGAGCTAGTGAACAAGTGAGAGCAGTAGAGCTGTGTGTACCTTTAATGGAGCTAGTGAACAAGTGAGAGCAGTAGAGCTGTCTGTACCTTTAATGGAGCTAGTGAACAAGTGAGAGCAGTAGAGCTGTGTGTACCTTTGATGGAGGAGGTGGGTATGATGCCCCCTGCAGGTCCTCCGTAGCCTCCAGACACGACGCTGGTCTCATTCAGGTTGGGACCAGACACCATCACCTGCTGCAAGTCCTAAGGTGAAGCAACAACACATCAATGGAATAGATATAGACTAACTCTAATCAGTCCCTCACGGATTTAGCAGAGATTCCAATTCTGACATTTTGCGTGGCAATGTGCAATGATTTTGTTTTGCGAAATTGCGCTTGGCAAGGAAAACCTTTGTTGACGCGTGGCTTGATTGAACCATATTATGTGGTAAATGTGCGGTGATTGGTTGAAATTACGAGTCCTCTTTTTGTACTGCAATGATGGGTCAGCTTTATACGAGAATGCATTGATGTTACTGTTTTATGCTGAAATAGTGCAGATTGGACAAATTTGCAAGCCCTGCATAATATGTTGGGAATTTATGATTTTGCACCCCAAAAAATGTCTGAATCCTGAAGGGACTGACTAATGCATAATGATCCTGTAGAGTTTATTGTCAACCTGACGAAGACCTTCCATATGGGCCTAATCTTTGTtgtacacagacactcacacacatgaaAATGGTTGATAAAGGTTAATTGTGGTTAGTCTGAAAGTCTTCTATGTTAACGTGTACACTACATCTAAATCTAGAGTTCTCCTACAATGACGTGACACACTCTCATCCCTTCTACTGCATATCCCTACCTTCTCATCTAAGGTCCACTGAATCTTTGCAGCCTGCACAGAAGTGAGACATAATACAGTACAATAAAATACACAAACAAATAGTTGACGTAATGAGTGGTCACCACACACAGTATACAGATAAATACTGTACGTcgtgactgcatcccaaatggcactctattcccataGCCCAATGggacatggtcaaaagtagtgcactatatagagaatatggtgctatttgggacataaCCATATGACCCACCTGCTCCAAACTGTCATCCTCAGCCAGGGTCTCTCCATTGCTGTTGATAGGAATCTCCATGGTAGCTGCCTTGCCCATAAAACTGTCTGCCATGGTGGTGGTCTGCAGGAAAGTGcgttgggagagagacagagaaatgggagatggagagagagatgggggtgagagAGCACGATCatctcacacacactgagcttTTCACATTAATGATAGGAATGTTTGCAATGTAAATACGGGTAGAACATGCCTAATTCAGTATAATATCAAGCCTAGCCAGCTGTGACATGTACAAATGCAGTGTCCACCGGTAACGTTACAGAGCTTAATGCAGCGATAACCTGCTCTCTCTCAACAAGCAATCACATttcacaatacaacacatttcaAAATAGCTAGCTATTCGTGATCATTATTCGTGTTGTATTTAGTTATTTTGCTAGTCCCAGCAACACgacacctagctagctagctccaacCTAGTAGCCCTAGCCAGCTGGCTAAATTGGTGGTGCTGCAGAAAATGATGATCTCAGTGAGTTAGCGTgatctgctagctagctaacgttacctgcTGTGTAGGTCCAGTCTCCCAAAATGTCAAATGTTGCTGCTTATTCTGCACGGTATTTCATAAAATATTACTATTATAAACGGAATAACACCGTTACAATGTTTATTTTTCGTCTGTTGATGAACGCATGATTGTAGTCGTGATTCCGTTAGCATCCCCGGGTAGAACCGAGCACAGTATGCAGATAAAATCCCTAAAGcccagtccctccctcctctggtcCTACACGTAAATGTTACGTCAAGTCGCCACGTCGAACAGTTGACGACAtcaacccctcctcccctccaccattTAGTGATTTGGATTGTTTTTtccacacaaaccaaacaaacaTCACCACTTTAAAAGGAAGTGGTCTCTGCAACTAGGGCAGAAGGAGGTTTTGAGCACATGACATTGGTGGCAACTTAATtgtggggaggacgggctcgtggtaatggctggacgCAATCagcggaatggtatcaaacacatggtttctatgtgtttgatgccatttcatTTGCGCCGTCCAGTCTTTATTATGAGCCGTCTTGCCTTAAGCAGTCTCCACTGGTTTTGAGTTATTTGATTTTGATTAAGTGGTTGAAAAAATGCATAGAATCTCCATAATCTTTATGGATCTGAATTTTTTTAAAGAACATTTCTTTTTGTTGTCTTGTAATTACAACATAACCAAACTGCCACTTAAATGATCAAAATGTTATCACCAAGCCATTGGGAAGGAAATTATGTTTTGTGCATGACTTTTTGCCTCATAAAGCTATTCTGTGGAATAATGGTAATAGCACTATTAAAAACAACATTATTTTTAATGAACTTCCGATAGAGAAAAATATCTTTGTaggagacatgtttgatagtggtggCCAAATGTTAAGTTATGAGGTATTTATAAGAGTCAAAGCCTTTCCCGTTACACACAAATAATATCACTCTGCGATTGTCATATGTGTTTTCAAGATACACTTAGAATATAACCTAGTCTATTTATTAATGATATTGATATCAATAGTCTCAAATGTACAAATAAACACATAAGATCATATTTTTTTATAGCAGAGGAAAGATCACACCAGGAGGGAAATCCTTTTGGAATTCACAACTATCAATGGTGAAAGGCTCTTTAAATGTCCCTTTAAATGTTGTATTACTAATAAGATCTGAGAGGTGCACCTAAAGATTCTTTCAAGTATATACCCCTCCAACAAGGTTTACAGACATTGACTACAAGTGTACCTTCTGCAATGATGGACCTGGAACGCTGACACATTTATTTTACAGTTGTTTATACACTATTCGATTTTGGAGAGATATGAAGGAGTACATACTAAGTAAAACTGGTCACACTATTGATAATTCATGATGTTATAACCTTTTTGACAGTACTCTGAACTCTTTGAAATGTATAACTAATGTCATGATTTTGGTTGGTTGGTAATCTTAGATCCACAaaacaaacttttttttaaatcaaccctCTGCGTTAGTGTTTTTGATAATCTATGTTTTTCATTGAGTCTGACTAAATAATAAGACAAGCTTGTCTACAGTCCAATATTGTAACAAATTATTTTTGGAATAAGTGTCATTGTCACCTTATCTTATGCTGTCATAACTAATGTttctgtgtttgttttgtttgtcttTTATGTTCTTGTCAATACTTGAACTCAATGATGTCTCATTCTGATAgagatatgtatatatatatatatagtggtgcagggtctaaggcactgcatctcagtgttagaggctgtgattgggagttccatagggcggcgcacaattggctcagtgtcgtccaggttagggtttggcaggtgtcattgtaaataagaatttgttcttaactgacatgcctagttaaataaaataaaaataaataatgtagTGATGTGATACCAAGCTTTGCCAGAGGGTGTCCCTGTATGCACAGGGAATACAGTGGAAATGTGTATTTGTAAATCTGA
Proteins encoded:
- the LOC115141756 gene encoding arfaptin-2-like isoform X4 produces the protein MADSFMGKAATMEIPINSNGETLAEDDSLEQAAKIQWTLDEKDLQQVMVSGPNLNETSVVSGGYGGPAGGIIPTSSIKGSGMHHSNSNQNMSVEEANRGVAVEKLDSVKKWGINTYKCTKQMFSERFGRGSRTVDLELEAQIDVLRDTKRKYESVLRLTSALTSHFYNMVQTQQALGDTFADLSQKSPELRDEFGYNAETQKLLCRNGEALLGAINFFVSSINTLVNKTMEDTLMTIKLYEAARLEFDAYRADLEELSLGPRDAATMVRIEVSQQQYQVQRDKYERLRSDVTIKLKFLEENKVKVMHKQLLLFHNAISAYFAGNQQQLEQTLRQFNVKLKPPGSDKPSWLEES
- the LOC115141756 gene encoding arfaptin-2-like isoform X2, whose amino-acid sequence is MADSFMGKAATMEIPINSNGETLAEDDSLEQDLQQVMVSGPNLNETSVVSGGYGGPAGGIIPTSSIKGPAIRFNPQYVDRRSPPAPNCAPVPGAESQPTDLRMKSRGQGVGLVSSQSAARMITNQNQTGQTFTGSGMHHSNSNQNMSVEEANRGVAVEKLDSVKKWGINTYKCTKQMFSERFGRGSRTVDLELEAQIDVLRDTKRKYESVLRLTSALTSHFYNMVQTQQALGDTFADLSQKSPELRDEFGYNAETQKLLCRNGEALLGAINFFVSSINTLVNKTMEDTLMTIKLYEAARLEFDAYRADLEELSLGPRDAATMVRIEVSQQQYQVQRDKYERLRSDVTIKLKFLEENKVKVMHKQLLLFHNAISAYFAGNQQQLEQTLRQFNVKLKPPGSDKPSWLEES
- the LOC115141756 gene encoding arfaptin-2-like isoform X1 produces the protein MADSFMGKAATMEIPINSNGETLAEDDSLEQAAKIQWTLDEKDLQQVMVSGPNLNETSVVSGGYGGPAGGIIPTSSIKGPAIRFNPQYVDRRSPPAPNCAPVPGAESQPTDLRMKSRGQGVGLVSSQSAARMITNQNQTGQTFTGSGMHHSNSNQNMSVEEANRGVAVEKLDSVKKWGINTYKCTKQMFSERFGRGSRTVDLELEAQIDVLRDTKRKYESVLRLTSALTSHFYNMVQTQQALGDTFADLSQKSPELRDEFGYNAETQKLLCRNGEALLGAINFFVSSINTLVNKTMEDTLMTIKLYEAARLEFDAYRADLEELSLGPRDAATMVRIEVSQQQYQVQRDKYERLRSDVTIKLKFLEENKVKVMHKQLLLFHNAISAYFAGNQQQLEQTLRQFNVKLKPPGSDKPSWLEES
- the LOC115141756 gene encoding arfaptin-2-like isoform X3, which translates into the protein MADSFMGKAATMEIPINSNGETLAEDDSLEQAAKIQWTLDEKDLQQVMVSGPNLNETSVVSGGYGGPAGGIIPTSSIKDLRMKSRGQGVGLVSSQSAARMITNQNQTGQTFTGSGMHHSNSNQNMSVEEANRGVAVEKLDSVKKWGINTYKCTKQMFSERFGRGSRTVDLELEAQIDVLRDTKRKYESVLRLTSALTSHFYNMVQTQQALGDTFADLSQKSPELRDEFGYNAETQKLLCRNGEALLGAINFFVSSINTLVNKTMEDTLMTIKLYEAARLEFDAYRADLEELSLGPRDAATMVRIEVSQQQYQVQRDKYERLRSDVTIKLKFLEENKVKVMHKQLLLFHNAISAYFAGNQQQLEQTLRQFNVKLKPPGSDKPSWLEES